Part of the Thermocladium sp. ECH_B genome is shown below.
ACGCATGGCGGCGCCGAGCTCCCAACTCGAGCCCGGATAGATGAATATTGGGGTTTGATTCAGTTTAGCATAGTACTCCACTTCCTGCCTTACCTGTGCAGGCGCATTGGCGGCTAATATTGCTAGCTTAGCGCTGCCATTTATTATTGATTTAATTGCACGATTGCTCCCAATCGCGATCTTGCCTGTATTCAACACCACTTGCAGTTCTCTGCCTATATCTATCATAACCTATAACCCCCATTCACACCCACCACT
Proteins encoded:
- a CDS encoding 50S ribosomal protein L30 codes for the protein MIDIGRELQVVLNTGKIAIGSNRAIKSIINGSAKLAILAANAPAQVRQEVEYYAKLNQTPIFIYPGSSWELGAAMRKPYKVALLAVLEPGESNILELIR